From Paenibacillus physcomitrellae, the proteins below share one genomic window:
- a CDS encoding ABC transporter substrate-binding protein encodes MGKKSIWSLAVVVAVVLVVVILFVNGNKDRQAKTSAAPAESQAPSANTAANNTSSSGGGLKEAPMLAEKVKAGSLPPVEERMPAADDIMVEPTYEEIGKYGGEWRYPWNGPDDKWGIEMVTEEPLFRFKQDGSGSVEPNVAKSYDVNEDSTEFTIHLREGMKWSDGVPFTADDVIFYWEHMLIPETFGKALYDCYYSVNPETGEKERAEVTKVDDYTVKVVFKHPSVQFLERLAIDNKWFFAPAHYYKTILPEFIGEDKALEVAKQYGFEDTQNLGVWTGYYYWLYPQRPTLRPWVATNDANSDRFIMERNPYYFKTDAEGQQLPYIDRIVLTKTQDPSHKLLDMLAGNVEVAQFDFKDFTVLKENEQKGGYRVIPWSTPNWSSTGIELNQTTEDPKLRALFQDIRFREALSVAVDRKEVSEIITSGMGEPAQASVPEGLPGFQDGWNKQWTEYDTTRASQLFDEIGLKWDSAHKYRTFADGSPLSILFYEEKSADNEQFIELVRKYYESVGIKTELKIVDQGSFFDLKYANKIPATFKTVSVVDVSLRPDELVPLRVITPWFGHYGLYNSSGGKEGVKPEGDVAKIMEFWDKIKAAKTREEITQYSNEIIKLHQKNQWVIGYTGPTPVLTVVKNNVKNVPALVNSDEFRGLGFAHPDQFFIE; translated from the coding sequence GTGGGAAAAAAATCGATCTGGAGCCTTGCAGTTGTAGTTGCCGTAGTGCTGGTAGTTGTCATTTTATTCGTCAATGGCAACAAAGATCGTCAAGCCAAGACGTCTGCAGCGCCGGCAGAGTCTCAGGCGCCGTCAGCCAATACGGCTGCCAATAATACTTCTTCGTCAGGGGGCGGCCTGAAGGAAGCCCCGATGCTGGCAGAGAAAGTTAAGGCGGGATCACTGCCGCCGGTAGAAGAACGTATGCCGGCTGCAGATGACATTATGGTTGAGCCAACTTACGAGGAAATCGGTAAATACGGCGGTGAATGGCGTTATCCTTGGAACGGTCCCGACGATAAATGGGGCATTGAGATGGTGACGGAAGAGCCGTTGTTCCGCTTCAAGCAGGATGGCTCCGGCAGCGTTGAGCCCAACGTGGCCAAAAGCTACGATGTGAACGAGGACTCTACTGAATTCACGATCCATCTTCGGGAAGGCATGAAATGGTCGGACGGCGTTCCGTTTACGGCCGATGATGTTATTTTCTACTGGGAGCATATGCTGATTCCTGAAACCTTCGGCAAGGCGCTGTACGACTGCTATTATTCGGTGAATCCGGAGACGGGCGAGAAGGAAAGAGCCGAGGTGACCAAAGTCGACGACTACACGGTCAAAGTGGTGTTCAAGCATCCAAGTGTGCAATTCCTGGAGCGGCTGGCGATCGACAACAAGTGGTTCTTCGCACCGGCTCATTATTACAAAACGATCCTTCCGGAATTCATCGGCGAGGACAAAGCGCTTGAGGTTGCCAAGCAGTACGGTTTTGAGGATACGCAAAATCTGGGTGTGTGGACGGGCTATTATTACTGGCTGTATCCGCAGCGCCCAACACTCCGCCCTTGGGTTGCAACGAACGATGCCAACAGCGATCGCTTCATTATGGAGCGCAACCCGTATTACTTCAAAACCGATGCAGAAGGACAACAGCTTCCTTATATCGACCGCATCGTGCTGACGAAAACGCAGGACCCAAGCCACAAGCTGCTGGATATGCTGGCCGGCAACGTGGAAGTAGCCCAGTTTGATTTCAAGGATTTCACCGTACTCAAGGAAAATGAACAAAAAGGCGGATACCGCGTTATCCCTTGGTCGACGCCAAACTGGTCCAGTACAGGCATTGAGCTGAACCAGACAACCGAGGATCCGAAGCTCCGCGCATTGTTCCAGGACATTCGCTTCCGCGAAGCACTTTCGGTAGCAGTGGATCGCAAGGAAGTTTCCGAGATCATTACAAGCGGCATGGGCGAACCGGCTCAAGCTTCCGTACCGGAAGGCCTGCCAGGCTTTCAGGATGGCTGGAACAAGCAGTGGACGGAGTACGATACAACCCGCGCTTCACAGTTGTTTGATGAAATCGGCCTGAAATGGGATAGCGCTCATAAGTACAGAACCTTTGCCGACGGTTCCCCTCTGTCCATTTTGTTCTATGAGGAAAAAAGCGCCGACAACGAGCAGTTTATCGAACTGGTTCGCAAATATTACGAAAGCGTCGGTATTAAAACCGAGCTCAAAATCGTGGACCAAGGCAGCTTCTTTGATCTGAAGTACGCCAACAAAATTCCGGCAACGTTCAAGACGGTCAGCGTCGTAGACGTTTCGCTCAGACCGGACGAGCTTGTTCCTCTGCGCGTTATTACTCCTTGGTTTGGCCACTATGGCTTGTACAACTCTTCCGGAGGCAAAGAAGGCGTGAAACCGGAAGGGGATGTAGCCAAGATCATGGAATTCTGGGACAAAATCAAGGCAGCGAAGACAAGAGAGGAAATTACGCAGTACAGCAACGAGATTATTAAGCTGCATCAGAAGAACCAGTGGGTGATTGGTTACACAGGCCCGACTCCTGTTCTGACCGTTGTCAAAAACAATGTGAAGAACGTGCCGGCCCTTGTTAACAGCGATGAGTTCAGAGGACTTGGCTTCGCTCATCCGGATCAATTTTTTATCGAATAG
- a CDS encoding ABC transporter permease, producing MVGYITRRLLTMIPVVLLISIIVFFIIQLPPGDFISTYAAKMTTSGEIMDDAALLKLREAYGLDQSWYMQYFKWIWGMVTQGDFGYSLNYNRPVASIISQYMGFTIVVSVISMLFTYALSIPIGIYSAVRQYSVGDYIFTAIGFIGMATPNFLLAIILMYFSYVYVGDPMLGLFSPEFADQAWSYEKFKDFLKHMIIPVIVIGTGSTCDLIRVMRAQMLDEMDKPYMLTARAKGLSEARIIFKYPVRAAINPIVSTIGWSLTSIFTGATITAIVLNLPVQGPVMYQALLSQDMYLAGTWLLFMAACIVLGTLISDILLVWLDPRIRMQRKGM from the coding sequence GTGGTAGGTTACATAACTCGCAGGCTGCTTACGATGATTCCGGTCGTGCTGCTGATATCGATCATCGTCTTTTTTATCATCCAGCTGCCTCCCGGCGATTTCATCAGCACTTATGCAGCCAAGATGACGACAAGCGGCGAAATCATGGACGATGCGGCGCTGCTAAAGCTGCGGGAAGCGTATGGTCTGGACCAGAGCTGGTATATGCAGTATTTCAAGTGGATCTGGGGGATGGTGACTCAAGGCGATTTCGGCTATTCGCTGAACTATAACCGTCCGGTGGCTTCGATCATCAGCCAATATATGGGCTTTACGATCGTTGTGTCCGTGATTTCTATGTTGTTTACTTATGCACTTTCTATTCCTATTGGGATTTACAGTGCCGTCCGGCAGTATTCGGTCGGCGATTATATCTTTACGGCTATCGGCTTTATCGGCATGGCTACGCCTAATTTCCTGCTGGCGATTATCCTTATGTATTTCTCCTATGTCTATGTCGGCGACCCGATGCTGGGACTGTTCTCGCCGGAGTTTGCAGATCAGGCTTGGTCCTATGAGAAATTCAAGGACTTTCTTAAACATATGATCATTCCCGTAATCGTGATCGGCACGGGCAGCACCTGCGATCTGATCCGTGTCATGCGGGCGCAGATGCTGGATGAAATGGACAAGCCTTATATGCTTACCGCAAGGGCCAAGGGATTGTCCGAAGCGCGGATTATTTTCAAATATCCGGTTCGCGCCGCCATCAATCCGATCGTCAGTACGATAGGATGGTCGCTGACTTCCATTTTTACGGGGGCGACTATTACGGCGATCGTGCTGAACCTGCCGGTACAGGGACCAGTCATGTATCAGGCGCTGCTGTCTCAGGATATGTATTTGGCGGGTACCTGGCTGCTGTTTATGGCCGCTTGTATTGTGCTGGGTACGCTCATATCGGATATTTTGCTGGTGTGGCTTGACCCCCGAATCCGGATGCAAAGAAAAGGAATGTGA